In Candidatus Sulfurimonas marisnigri, a single genomic region encodes these proteins:
- a CDS encoding pseudouridine synthase family protein — protein sequence MATEKAYKILSIQTGISNSQAKSMIDRGLVYVGNKKVMIARGEIDEKTIFRVEKIEKTKPIFENNDLIVVDKPAHVNSDEIERQFKGARLLHRLDRETSGVLMLVKNEEFREKAIQEFKKDRVYKEYIAWVEGIVTEPIVIDKPILTQKKNNKAYSNVSSKGKPAITEITPDIVSGNKTKIQCIIHHGRTHQIRTHMRYIEHPIVGDEQYGGRRAKRVMLHAYKVKLLGMEFVSPEPKTFINFE from the coding sequence ATGGCTACAGAAAAAGCGTATAAAATTTTATCAATTCAAACGGGTATTTCAAACTCGCAAGCTAAGTCAATGATTGACCGTGGCTTAGTGTATGTTGGGAACAAGAAGGTAATGATAGCTCGTGGAGAGATTGATGAAAAAACTATATTTAGAGTTGAGAAGATAGAGAAGACAAAACCTATATTTGAAAATAATGACCTTATTGTGGTAGATAAACCAGCACACGTTAATTCAGATGAGATAGAGAGACAGTTTAAAGGTGCAAGACTTTTACATAGACTTGATCGTGAAACGAGTGGTGTTTTAATGCTTGTTAAGAATGAAGAGTTTCGTGAAAAAGCAATTCAAGAGTTTAAAAAAGACAGAGTTTACAAAGAGTATATTGCATGGGTTGAGGGGATTGTAACAGAGCCTATAGTCATAGATAAACCAATCCTTACTCAAAAGAAAAACAATAAAGCTTATTCAAATGTATCAAGCAAAGGAAAGCCTGCAATAACAGAGATAACACCTGATATAGTAAGTGGAAATAAAACAAAAATTCAGTGTATTATTCATCATGGAAGAACACATCAAATTAGAACTCATATGAGATATATAGAACACCCAATAGTTGGTGATGAGCAGTATGGTGGAAGACGAGCAAAACGAGTGATGCTTCATGCCTATAAAGTAAAACTTCTAGGAATGGAATTTGTATCACCTGAACCAAAGACATTCATCAACTTTGAGTAG
- a CDS encoding GIY-YIG nuclease family protein, producing the protein MLRCSDGTLYTGITTDLCRRVHEHNDSPKGAKYTRVRRPVELIYSENCENKSSASKREYEIKQLSRNQKLELIK; encoded by the coding sequence ATGTTAAGATGTAGTGATGGTACTCTTTATACCGGCATTACGACAGATTTATGTAGAAGAGTTCATGAACATAACGATTCACCAAAAGGTGCAAAATATACCCGTGTTAGAAGACCTGTAGAACTAATCTACTCTGAAAATTGTGAAAATAAAAGCAGCGCTTCTAAGAGAGAATATGAGATTAAACAACTCTCCAGAAATCAAAAGTTAGAGCTAATAAAATGA
- a CDS encoding YaiI/YqxD family protein, translated as MRIFVDGDAFPNLLKPIIFRSIERLKLETFVVSNKPITIGKSELITYLIVEQGADEADNHIVELVKEGDLVITADIPLADRVVSKNAHAIDHRGELYTVDNIKQYLAIRNLMEKIRESGEMTKGPKAFDQKDTHQFANQLHKFLTKYC; from the coding sequence ATACGAATTTTTGTTGATGGTGATGCTTTTCCAAACCTGCTTAAACCAATAATATTTCGCTCAATAGAGAGATTAAAACTGGAAACTTTTGTTGTCTCAAATAAACCTATAACTATTGGAAAATCTGAATTAATTACCTACCTTATTGTTGAACAAGGTGCTGACGAAGCAGATAACCATATAGTTGAGTTAGTTAAAGAGGGTGATTTAGTAATAACGGCAGATATCCCACTTGCAGACAGAGTTGTAAGCAAAAATGCACATGCAATTGATCATAGAGGTGAACTTTACACTGTTGATAATATTAAGCAGTATCTTGCAATAAGAAATCTAATGGAAAAAATTCGTGAAAGCGGAGAGATGACAAAAGGTCCAAAGGCGTTTGATCAAAAAGATACACATCAGTTTGCAAATCAACTGCATAAGTTTTTAACTAAGTATTGCTAA
- the ffh gene encoding signal recognition particle protein, with amino-acid sequence MFDTLTDSFTNAIKKIRFHDDEKALTKALVELKKSLLKADVNHKVVKELIEKVQIETKAKGIGKDQFLDALRATLYELLEIGGNRGFTFAPNPPTVILMTGLQGSGKTTTTGKLANYLKNKQKKVLVVAADLQRLAAVEQLRQITTQIEVELYEDESTKSPVEVVKAALKKANDGIYDVVLIDTAGRLAIDDELMNELEDVKKAANPDEIFYVADSMTGQDAIKTALSFKEKIGIDGVILSKYDGDSKGGVALGLSSQVRVPLRFIGSGEKMEDLEVFLPDRIVNRLMGFGDIEGLAEKTASVIDEKQAKRLTSKIKKGQFNYNDFLEQMESMKKMGSMKSLMGMIPGMGNMSKALKDFDMENSSELKNIKSMVSSMTMKERENPDLLNNSRKSRIAKGCGLEIVEINRMIKQFKNAGKMAKKFSGKNGMKDLQAMMGQMGGAGAIPR; translated from the coding sequence ATGTTTGATACATTAACAGATTCGTTTACAAATGCAATAAAGAAAATTCGTTTTCATGACGATGAAAAAGCCCTCACTAAAGCTCTTGTTGAGCTTAAAAAATCTCTTTTAAAAGCTGATGTAAACCATAAAGTTGTTAAAGAATTAATTGAAAAAGTTCAAATAGAGACTAAAGCAAAAGGGATTGGTAAAGATCAATTTTTAGATGCTCTTAGAGCGACTCTTTATGAACTTTTAGAGATTGGTGGGAATAGAGGTTTTACTTTTGCTCCAAATCCTCCAACAGTTATTCTTATGACAGGACTTCAAGGTTCTGGAAAAACAACGACTACTGGAAAACTAGCAAATTACTTAAAAAATAAACAGAAAAAAGTTTTAGTTGTTGCAGCCGATTTACAGCGTTTAGCAGCAGTTGAGCAACTTCGTCAAATTACTACTCAAATAGAAGTGGAATTATATGAAGATGAAAGCACTAAAAGCCCTGTAGAAGTAGTAAAAGCAGCATTAAAAAAAGCGAATGATGGTATTTATGATGTAGTTCTAATAGATACAGCAGGTCGCTTAGCAATTGATGATGAGTTAATGAACGAACTTGAAGATGTGAAAAAAGCAGCTAACCCTGATGAGATTTTTTATGTAGCTGATTCAATGACTGGGCAAGATGCTATTAAAACTGCTTTATCTTTTAAAGAGAAAATAGGTATTGATGGTGTAATTTTAAGTAAATACGATGGTGACTCTAAGGGTGGAGTAGCATTAGGACTTTCAAGTCAAGTTAGGGTTCCACTTCGCTTTATCGGTAGTGGCGAAAAAATGGAAGACTTGGAAGTTTTCCTGCCTGATCGAATTGTAAATCGTCTTATGGGCTTTGGAGATATTGAAGGACTTGCTGAAAAAACTGCATCTGTTATAGATGAAAAGCAGGCAAAAAGACTTACATCAAAAATCAAAAAGGGTCAGTTTAACTATAATGACTTTTTAGAACAGATGGAAAGTATGAAAAAGATGGGAAGCATGAAGTCATTAATGGGTATGATTCCTGGTATGGGCAACATGTCAAAAGCTCTTAAAGATTTCGATATGGAAAATTCAAGTGAGCTTAAAAACATTAAGTCAATGGTTTCATCAATGACTATGAAGGAACGTGAAAATCCAGATTTACTAAACAACTCACGTAAGTCAAGAATCGCAAAAGGCTGTGGGTTAGAAATAGTAGAAATAAATCGTATGATTAAACAGTTTAAAAATGCTGGCAAAATGGCTAAGAAATTTTCAGGTAAAAATGGGATGAAAGACCTTCAGGCAATGATGGGTCAAATGGGTGGAGCTGGAGCAATTCCAAGATAA
- the rpsP gene encoding 30S ribosomal protein S16: MATVIRLTRMGRKKQPFYRIAVTDSRKRRDGGWIELIGHHNPMVAEKTTVVDNERLDYWLSVGAQMSSRVKKITGR, from the coding sequence ATGGCAACAGTAATTCGCCTAACTAGAATGGGAAGAAAAAAACAACCTTTTTACCGTATCGCGGTAACAGATTCACGTAAACGTAGAGATGGAGGTTGGATTGAGCTAATTGGTCATCACAACCCTATGGTTGCTGAGAAAACTACAGTTGTAGACAATGAAAGACTAGATTACTGGTTGAGTGTTGGTGCTCAAATGAGTAGTCGTGTTAAAAAGATAACTGGTCGCTAA
- a CDS encoding KH domain-containing protein, producing the protein MIADFVAQFAKLIASNPDDVRVEVKEGDEITEILLYANQADIGKLIGKEGKMIGAIKTVISGCKAKDGVSYRINVEAV; encoded by the coding sequence ATGATAGCTGACTTTGTCGCACAATTTGCAAAACTTATAGCATCTAATCCTGATGATGTAAGAGTTGAAGTAAAAGAGGGCGACGAAATTACTGAAATTCTACTCTATGCTAATCAAGCTGACATTGGTAAGCTTATTGGTAAAGAGGGCAAGATGATTGGTGCGATTAAAACTGTAATCTCTGGTTGTAAAGCTAAAGATGGCGTAAGCTACCGTATCAATGTCGAAGCAGTTTAA
- the rimM gene encoding ribosome maturation factor RimM (Essential for efficient processing of 16S rRNA) codes for MSKQFKEQLLHIATIGKTVGIHGDMKLHINTDFPEQFQNGATFFTNKKIDITLSDLNLERGTTKIAGINSIEDAKKYTNAKLFTTREDTRKNCHLEDGEYFWFDLEDCEVYEDGKILGTVNEVERITISNYLNVKTDDSLVKTGSAKSFLIPFQEPFKVSVDIDKKIITVTGAMDILEAS; via the coding sequence ATGTCGAAGCAGTTTAAAGAACAACTCCTTCATATCGCTACTATCGGCAAAACTGTCGGTATACATGGTGATATGAAACTCCACATAAATACTGATTTCCCAGAACAATTTCAAAATGGTGCAACTTTTTTTACTAATAAAAAAATAGATATCACGCTAAGTGATCTAAACCTTGAGAGAGGTACTACTAAAATAGCAGGGATAAATTCTATTGAAGATGCTAAAAAATACACTAATGCAAAACTATTTACCACAAGAGAAGATACAAGAAAAAACTGTCATCTAGAAGATGGAGAATATTTTTGGTTCGACCTTGAAGATTGTGAAGTCTATGAAGATGGTAAAATCTTAGGAACAGTTAATGAAGTAGAAAGAATTACTATAAGTAATTACCTTAATGTAAAGACTGATGATAGTCTGGTGAAAACAGGTAGTGCAAAAAGTTTTTTAATCCCATTTCAAGAGCCATTTAAAGTTAGTGTTGATATAGATAAAAAAATCATCACCGTTACAGGTGCTATGGATATTTTAGAAGCTTCTTAA